In Roseomonas fluvialis, one genomic interval encodes:
- a CDS encoding response regulator transcription factor codes for MPQTIALVDDDRNILTSVQMTLEQEGYTVRTFTDGESALQGLMAKPADLAVLDIKMPRMDGMELLQRLRQRSNMPVVFLTSKDEEVDELMGLRLGADDYITKPFSQRLLLERIRALLRRNEASRAEGSGAPPGGVIARGDLVLDETKHTCVWKGGQVQLTVTEFLLVKALAVRPGMVKNRDQLIDAAYGENIYVDDRTIDSHVKRIRKKFRQVDGEFDQIETLYGIGYRYKEA; via the coding sequence ATGCCGCAGACCATCGCCCTCGTGGACGACGACCGCAACATCCTCACCAGCGTGCAGATGACGCTGGAGCAGGAAGGCTACACCGTGCGCACCTTCACCGATGGCGAGAGCGCGCTGCAGGGCCTCATGGCCAAGCCCGCGGACCTCGCAGTGCTCGACATCAAGATGCCGCGGATGGACGGGATGGAGCTGCTGCAGCGCCTGCGCCAGCGGTCGAACATGCCGGTGGTGTTCCTCACGTCCAAGGATGAGGAAGTCGACGAGCTGATGGGCCTGCGCCTCGGCGCCGACGACTACATCACCAAGCCGTTCAGCCAGCGGCTGCTGCTGGAACGCATCCGCGCCCTGCTGCGCCGCAACGAGGCCTCGCGCGCCGAGGGTTCCGGCGCACCGCCGGGCGGTGTCATCGCCCGCGGCGACCTGGTGCTGGACGAGACCAAGCACACCTGCGTCTGGAAGGGTGGCCAGGTGCAGCTGACCGTCACCGAATTCCTGCTGGTCAAGGCGCTGGCGGTGCGCCCCGGCATGGTCAAGAACCGCGACCAGCTGATCGATGCCGCCTATGGCGAGAACATCTACGTCGACGACCGCACCATCGACAGCCACGTGAAGCGCATCCGCAAGAAGTTCCGCCAGGTGGATGGCGAATTCGACCAGATCGAGACGCTCTACGGCATCGGCTACCGCTACAAGGAAGCCTGA
- a CDS encoding stimulus-sensing domain-containing protein yields the protein MPDGSTRTDAGAPRTSTAAAPRGQRRFSPLLRRILLVNAVPPALLAASLLYLDQYQNGLLAAEVEGLRTQARIYAGGIAEAAVRIEGDRAVLVPDAARPLLRRLVEPSPNTQARLFDNTGLMVADSRVREGPGGAVVTEPLPPPEPRGALTSTVAGVYDRLVGVLPAGLRSGVGRGGVAVDVGPEAPDFDWQPDLGPDRREELRLALEGGVRPYIRRTGDGRLLVSVAEPARRGGQPVGIVLLTREAREVDERLFQIRASVLLLFGTALVLTVMLSFYLARTIATPMLDLARATQRIREGEGREQSVPDPLLARNDEIGVLARDLQNSARALWARIDANERFAADVAHELRNPLTSVRSALETLRRVENPESRNRLLAIIAEDAVRMDRLIGDISDSSRVDAELSRTISAPVDIAPILLALSDLHEATRKEDDPHVMLEAPPGPMVVRGVEGRIVQVFRNLLGNALSFSPPNGRVWVRARLVGAMAEVAIEDEGPGIPEQKLESIFERFYSERPRGERFGQHSGLGLSISKQIVEGLRGTITAENRRDTPGTITGARFVVRLPAG from the coding sequence ATGCCTGACGGCAGCACGCGCACCGACGCCGGCGCACCGCGCACCAGCACTGCCGCCGCGCCGCGCGGCCAGCGCCGCTTCTCGCCGCTGCTACGCCGCATCCTGCTGGTCAATGCGGTGCCGCCCGCGCTGCTCGCGGCGTCGCTGCTCTATCTCGACCAGTACCAGAACGGGCTGCTCGCCGCCGAGGTCGAGGGCCTGCGCACCCAGGCGCGCATCTACGCCGGCGGCATCGCCGAGGCTGCGGTGCGCATCGAAGGCGACCGCGCCGTGCTGGTGCCCGACGCCGCGCGACCGCTGCTGCGCCGCCTGGTCGAACCCTCGCCCAACACCCAGGCGCGGCTGTTCGACAATACCGGCCTGATGGTGGCCGACAGCCGCGTGCGCGAAGGCCCGGGTGGCGCGGTGGTGACCGAACCGCTACCACCGCCCGAACCGCGCGGCGCGCTGACCTCGACCGTCGCCGGTGTGTACGACCGCCTGGTCGGCGTGCTGCCCGCCGGGCTGCGCAGCGGCGTGGGCCGCGGCGGCGTCGCCGTCGATGTCGGCCCCGAGGCACCGGATTTCGACTGGCAGCCCGACCTCGGCCCCGATCGGCGCGAGGAACTGCGCCTGGCGCTTGAAGGCGGCGTGCGCCCGTATATCCGCCGCACCGGCGATGGCCGCTTGCTGGTCAGCGTGGCGGAACCCGCGCGCCGCGGCGGTCAGCCGGTCGGCATCGTGCTCCTCACCCGCGAAGCGCGCGAGGTGGATGAACGCCTGTTCCAGATCCGTGCCTCCGTGCTGCTGCTGTTCGGCACGGCACTGGTGCTCACCGTCATGCTGTCCTTCTACCTGGCGCGCACCATCGCGACCCCGATGCTCGACCTCGCGCGCGCCACGCAGCGCATCCGCGAAGGCGAGGGCCGTGAGCAATCGGTCCCGGACCCGCTGCTGGCCCGCAACGACGAGATCGGTGTGCTGGCGCGCGACCTGCAGAATTCCGCCCGCGCGCTATGGGCGCGCATCGATGCGAACGAGCGCTTCGCCGCCGATGTCGCGCACGAATTGCGCAATCCGCTGACGAGCGTGCGCTCGGCGCTGGAGACGCTGCGCCGCGTGGAAAACCCCGAAAGCCGGAACCGTCTGCTGGCGATCATCGCCGAGGATGCCGTGCGCATGGACCGGCTGATCGGCGACATCTCCGACAGCTCGCGCGTCGATGCGGAACTCTCGCGCACGATCTCGGCGCCTGTCGACATCGCCCCCATCCTGCTGGCGCTGTCCGACCTGCACGAAGCCACCCGCAAGGAAGACGACCCGCACGTCATGCTCGAAGCCCCGCCAGGCCCCATGGTGGTGCGCGGCGTCGAGGGCCGCATCGTGCAGGTCTTCCGCAACCTGCTCGGCAACGCACTGTCCTTCAGCCCGCCCAACGGCCGTGTATGGGTCCGCGCCCGCCTGGTCGGCGCCATGGCCGAGGTCGCGATCGAGGACGAAGGCCCCGGCATCCCGGAACAGAAGCTGGAGAGCATCTTCGAACGCTTCTACTCCGAACGCCCGCGCGGCGAACGCTTCGGCCAACACTCCGGCCTCGGCCTGTCGATCAGCAAACAGATCGTCGAAGGCCTGCGCGGCACCATCACCGCCGAGAACCGCCGCGACACCCCGGGCACCATCACCGGCGCCCGCTTCGTGGTGCGGCTGCCGGCGGGGTGA
- a CDS encoding Bug family tripartite tricarboxylate transporter substrate binding protein has protein sequence MFTRRAGLGVVGAVLAAPGLRAQGSWPDKPIRFVIGGAAGGVSDIFLRMMENRLRERLGQPMVIDPRPGAGGMVGAEVTARAAPDGYTYYVNHIASHGIGPTLYRRLSFDPLRDLPGVARIAAMPNVLIVKGDGPVKTVAELIAFCRANPARANFSSAGSGTSSHLSGLLFGMRTGVEVTHVPYRGTAPSMAAVLNGEVLFAIDNAPASRQQVLAGMLRALGVSTARRASTMPEVPTLQEQGVPDFDVASWYGIAMPAAVPAAVRDRLGSEIVAALEDPAIAQRIRDYGAEPWPLGPAAYDAFMRAEVATWAPVVRASGAQID, from the coding sequence ATGTTCACCCGTCGCGCCGGTCTCGGTGTTGTTGGTGCGGTTCTTGCTGCGCCTGGTCTCCGGGCGCAGGGTTCTTGGCCGGACAAGCCCATTCGCTTCGTGATCGGGGGGGCGGCGGGCGGTGTCTCCGACATCTTCCTGCGCATGATGGAGAACCGGCTGCGCGAGCGGCTGGGGCAGCCGATGGTGATCGATCCGCGGCCTGGTGCGGGCGGGATGGTGGGGGCGGAGGTCACGGCGCGCGCCGCGCCGGATGGCTACACCTACTACGTGAACCATATCGCCTCGCACGGGATCGGGCCGACGCTGTACCGGCGGCTGTCCTTCGACCCGCTGCGGGACCTGCCGGGGGTGGCGCGGATCGCGGCGATGCCGAACGTTCTGATCGTGAAGGGCGACGGGCCGGTGAAGACGGTGGCGGAGTTGATCGCCTTCTGCCGGGCGAATCCTGCTCGGGCGAATTTCTCCTCGGCCGGGTCGGGTACGTCGTCGCATCTCTCGGGGCTGCTGTTCGGGATGCGCACCGGCGTGGAGGTCACGCATGTGCCCTATCGCGGCACCGCGCCGTCCATGGCGGCGGTGCTGAACGGGGAGGTGCTGTTCGCGATCGACAATGCGCCCGCGTCGCGCCAGCAGGTGCTGGCGGGGATGCTGCGTGCGCTGGGGGTTTCGACCGCGCGGCGGGCCAGCACCATGCCCGAGGTGCCGACGCTGCAGGAACAGGGCGTGCCCGATTTCGATGTCGCGTCCTGGTACGGGATCGCGATGCCGGCTGCCGTCCCGGCCGCGGTGCGCGACCGGCTGGGCAGCGAGATCGTGGCGGCGCTCGAGGATCCGGCGATCGCGCAGCGCATCCGCGACTACGGCGCCGAGCCCTGGCCGCTCGGCCCCGCCGCCTACGATGCCTTCATGCGCGCCGAGGTCGCGACCTGGGCGCCGGTGGTGCGGGCGTCGGGGGCGCAGATCGACTGA
- a CDS encoding TetR/AcrR family transcriptional regulator, producing MPVARKPAGRHHHGTLRRALLDAVAEILREAGPDALSLRAAARRAGVSHSAAAPHFGDLAGLLTAFAAEGSERLAASMRRCMAEDPAHPLLAAGRGYVGFAAAHPQHFRLMFGTAVLRHDDPALSAARTASFAPLIETMRALHPGADDAALRDRLGLAWAAVHGFAALRAEGAGAKLWPEPDALAAAEGMLRLLVAACGETPPAVSRSAPPTPAPPAPRSRPRRA from the coding sequence ATGCCTGTCGCCCGCAAGCCCGCCGGCCGCCATCACCACGGCACGCTGCGTCGCGCCCTTCTCGATGCCGTCGCCGAGATCCTGCGCGAAGCCGGGCCGGACGCGCTGAGCCTGCGCGCTGCGGCACGCCGCGCGGGTGTCTCGCATTCCGCCGCGGCACCGCATTTCGGCGACCTGGCGGGGCTGCTTACCGCCTTTGCCGCCGAAGGCAGCGAACGCCTGGCCGCCAGCATGCGCCGCTGCATGGCCGAGGATCCGGCCCATCCCCTGCTCGCCGCGGGGCGCGGCTACGTCGGCTTCGCCGCGGCCCACCCGCAGCATTTCCGCCTGATGTTTGGCACCGCCGTGCTGCGGCACGACGACCCCGCCCTGTCCGCCGCGCGCACAGCATCCTTCGCCCCGCTGATCGAGACGATGCGCGCGCTGCACCCCGGCGCCGACGACGCCGCGTTGCGCGACCGGCTCGGCCTGGCCTGGGCGGCGGTGCATGGCTTCGCCGCGCTGCGCGCGGAAGGTGCCGGGGCAAAGCTGTGGCCCGAACCGGACGCCCTGGCGGCAGCCGAGGGCATGCTCCGCCTGCTAGTCGCGGCCTGCGGCGAAACCCCGCCGGCGGTCAGTCGATCTGCGCCCCCGACGCCCGCACCACCGGCGCCCAGGTCGCGACCTCGGCGCGCATGA
- a CDS encoding ABA4-like family protein has protein sequence MPAEALFSAANTLALAGWLVLVAAPRRRWAHWHVAGVGIPVALALLYAVLLATHAPGAEGGFSTLAGVRALFARDGLLLAGWVHYLAFDLFIGAWMCRRATQEALAWWQVYPALPLTFLAGPVGLLAFFALRAARRGAVVS, from the coding sequence ATGCCTGCCGAGGCCCTCTTTTCCGCCGCCAACACCCTGGCGCTCGCCGGCTGGCTGGTGCTGGTGGCCGCACCACGTCGACGTTGGGCGCATTGGCATGTCGCGGGGGTCGGCATCCCGGTGGCACTCGCGCTGCTGTACGCCGTGCTGCTGGCGACCCATGCGCCGGGTGCGGAGGGCGGCTTCTCGACGCTGGCGGGCGTCCGTGCCCTGTTCGCCCGCGACGGGCTGCTGCTGGCGGGCTGGGTGCACTACCTGGCCTTCGATCTGTTCATCGGCGCCTGGATGTGCCGGCGCGCGACGCAGGAGGCGCTGGCCTGGTGGCAGGTCTACCCGGCGCTGCCGCTGACCTTCCTGGCCGGGCCGGTCGGGCTGCTGGCGTTCTTTGCGTTGCGCGCGGCCCGCCGTGGCGCAGTGGTGTCGTGA
- the mdoH gene encoding glucans biosynthesis glucosyltransferase MdoH gives MPTESPLLRRAVFLLLVLAITAGLVALAIAVLAPGGWTVWEVMILACYLGTVPWSALSAANALVGLVILLGARDPPAAVLPALRAARPGPPRGRTAIAICVRNEDMSAVLPPLGRLIDGLPAACFDLWVLSDTPAGEAAIAEEAAFLAFARTRPNAHYRRRTANEGFKAGNVMDFLDNHADGLAYFLCLDADSEMTPAAVLRLVACMEADDRLAILQQLIHGRPATAAFPRVFQFGMRHGMRAWATGQAWWQGDEGPYWGHNALIRIAPFRELCRLGPLPDGSRILSHDQVEATRLHAAGWKVRVLPDDTGSAEGNPPTFGDFVTRDLRWAGGNMQYLALLRLPGQTLMARWQLVQAILLFLGAPLWCAILLLAGLNALTGAGASTPTGLLVLLLAATWACHYAAKLAGYAELLLNPALAARHGGRGAVARSAAAEIAFTTLMEPARLMAQSLFLLALPFGMRVGWTAQNRADRGVSWGDAARQFWAPTLAGVVFGAIFAAASPLALLLAAPVLLSLVLAIPFAVVTADPGFSAWLRARGICALPEEMPVPA, from the coding sequence GTGCCGACCGAATCCCCGCTGCTGCGCCGCGCCGTCTTCCTGCTGCTGGTCCTCGCCATCACGGCCGGGCTGGTCGCCCTTGCCATCGCCGTGCTGGCGCCGGGCGGATGGACGGTGTGGGAGGTGATGATCCTGGCCTGCTACCTCGGCACAGTGCCCTGGAGTGCGCTGTCGGCCGCGAATGCGCTGGTCGGCCTCGTGATCCTGCTGGGTGCACGCGACCCGCCGGCCGCGGTGCTGCCCGCGCTGCGCGCCGCGCGCCCCGGCCCCCCGCGCGGGCGCACCGCGATCGCCATCTGTGTCCGCAACGAGGACATGTCCGCCGTCCTGCCGCCGCTTGGCCGGCTGATCGACGGGCTGCCGGCCGCATGCTTCGACCTCTGGGTGTTGTCCGACACGCCCGCGGGCGAGGCCGCCATCGCCGAGGAAGCCGCCTTCCTCGCCTTCGCGCGGACGCGCCCCAACGCCCATTACCGCCGTCGTACGGCGAATGAGGGCTTCAAGGCGGGCAACGTGATGGACTTCCTGGACAATCACGCGGACGGCCTCGCGTATTTCCTGTGCCTCGACGCCGATTCCGAGATGACGCCCGCCGCCGTGCTGCGCCTGGTCGCGTGCATGGAGGCCGATGATCGTCTCGCGATCCTGCAGCAGCTGATCCATGGACGCCCCGCCACCGCTGCCTTCCCGCGCGTGTTCCAGTTCGGCATGCGCCATGGCATGCGCGCCTGGGCGACTGGCCAGGCCTGGTGGCAGGGCGACGAGGGGCCGTACTGGGGCCACAACGCGCTGATCCGGATCGCGCCGTTCCGCGAGCTCTGCCGGCTCGGCCCTCTGCCGGACGGCTCGCGCATCCTCAGCCACGACCAGGTGGAGGCGACGCGCCTGCATGCTGCCGGCTGGAAGGTGCGCGTGCTGCCCGACGACACCGGCAGCGCGGAGGGCAACCCGCCCACCTTCGGCGATTTCGTCACCCGCGACCTGCGCTGGGCCGGCGGCAACATGCAGTATTTGGCCCTGCTGCGCCTGCCCGGCCAGACGCTGATGGCGCGCTGGCAGCTGGTGCAGGCGATCCTGCTGTTCCTGGGCGCGCCGCTGTGGTGTGCGATCCTGCTACTGGCCGGGCTGAATGCGCTCACCGGCGCCGGGGCGTCCACGCCCACCGGCCTGCTGGTGCTGCTGCTGGCCGCGACCTGGGCCTGCCACTACGCCGCCAAGCTCGCGGGATACGCCGAGCTGCTGCTGAACCCGGCGCTCGCCGCGCGCCATGGCGGGCGTGGCGCGGTGGCGCGCAGTGCCGCCGCCGAGATCGCCTTCACCACGCTGATGGAACCGGCGCGTCTCATGGCGCAGTCCCTGTTCCTCCTGGCGCTTCCCTTCGGCATGCGGGTGGGGTGGACGGCGCAGAACCGCGCCGATCGCGGCGTGTCCTGGGGCGATGCGGCGCGGCAGTTCTGGGCGCCGACGCTGGCGGGGGTGGTGTTCGGAGCGATCTTCGCGGCGGCCTCGCCGCTGGCGCTGCTGCTGGCTGCGCCGGTGCTGCTCTCGCTGGTGCTGGCGATCCCCTTCGCTGTGGTCACGGCCGACCCCGGCTTCTCCGCCTGGTTGCGCGCGCGCGGCATCTGCGCGCTGCCGGAGGAAATGCCCGTGCCGGCGTGA
- a CDS encoding dihydrofolate reductase family protein, which translates to MTARVRLYAAVSLDGCLADSQGGVGWLAPFEAEDYGMDAFLAEVGTVLTGRTTYDQARGFGEWPYAGKRVVVMTHRALDADAPDGVEAAQGDLAGVIARLRRETTGDIWLLGGAALAQACLARGLVDSIEIFVMPLLLGAGLRLFATDGAPRALTLREARPYPNGVVALNYARA; encoded by the coding sequence ATGACCGCGCGGGTCAGGCTCTACGCCGCCGTCTCGCTCGATGGCTGCCTCGCGGATTCGCAGGGTGGGGTCGGCTGGCTCGCGCCCTTCGAAGCCGAGGACTACGGCATGGACGCCTTCCTCGCGGAGGTCGGCACGGTGCTGACGGGGCGCACCACCTACGACCAGGCGCGTGGCTTCGGGGAATGGCCCTATGCCGGCAAGCGCGTGGTGGTGATGACGCATCGCGCGCTTGATGCCGATGCGCCCGATGGCGTCGAAGCCGCGCAGGGCGATCTCGCCGGTGTCATCGCGCGCCTGCGCCGGGAGACGACGGGCGACATCTGGCTGCTCGGCGGCGCGGCGCTGGCGCAGGCCTGCCTGGCGCGCGGGCTGGTCGACAGCATCGAGATCTTCGTCATGCCGCTGCTGCTCGGCGCCGGCCTGAGGCTGTTCGCCACGGACGGGGCGCCCCGCGCACTCACGCTGCGCGAGGCGCGGCCCTATCCGAACGGCGTGGTCGCGCTGAACTACGCGCGCGCCTGA